GGGGGAGGGGCAACCGAGGTCCGCTGCGCCTGGGCCTCAGGATGACAGGCTTGTGTGCTGTCTCCAAAAGCGAAGCGGCGGGCCTCGTGTGAGGCCCGCCGCTTCGCTTTCCTGTCCTCGCTGGGTCAGACCGGGCGACGGCCGGTGATGACGCGCCAGGCGATGATGATGATGGCCAGGATCAGCAGGATGTAGGCGATGTTGCCCAAGGCGCCAATGACACCGCCCACTCCCAACAGCGCAACCAGCAGCAGCACGATACCGACGATCAGCAGAATGTCCATCGTTTCCTCGGGTATGTCGGATGTGGACCAACCGGTACTGCGCTAAACTGCCACAGCCAGTAGCAGCTACCGTGCCAATGCGCGAAGTGTTTGGCGTGTACAGGGTTTGAGCAGGGCGGGATTGCACGGTCCGCGAGCACGGGGCTATCTTTCCCGGCTATGCCCAATACCCGACTAGCCCAGGTTCCCCCCGGATCGCAGGACCTCCTGGCCGCCGACGTGCGCCGCCGGAGGCACGTCCAGCGCGTGTGGTTCGAGCTCGCCGAGGCGGCGGGGTACCACGAGGTCATCCCGCCGACCTTCGAATACGAAGAGGTGTTCACCGCGGCCGGCACCAAGCTGGCCAGCGAGCTGATCCGCTTCGTGGACCGCGACGGCCGGCTCGTGGCCCTTCGCGCCGACTTCACCTCGGCCCTGGCGCGGATGGCCTCCACGCGCCTGCGCGACGCGGAGACGCCGCTGCGGCTGGCGTACGCGGGCAAGGTGTACCGCCAGCGGCCGGAGGGGGGCGGACACGCGCGAGAGACCTTCCAGCTCGGCGCCGAACTCATCGGCAGCGCGGGGGCGGATGCCGACGTCGAGGTGCTGCGGCTGGTGATCGGGCAGCTGCGCCAGCTGGGGGTGAGCGAGTTCCAGATCAACCTGGGCGACATCCGCTTCGTCACGCCGCTGATGGCGGGGCTGAGCGCGGACGAGGCCGAGTCGCTGCGCACGGCCATCGACCGCAAGGACCGCACGGCCCTGGCCGACGGCGCCCGTCGGTACGGCGCGCCCGCCGCGGTCGCCCGCGCGCTGGTGGAGCTGCCGGAGCTGATCGGCCGCGGCGACGTGCTGCTGCGGGCGCGGTCGCTCGCCTCCGGGCCGGAGGCCGAGGCGGCCATCGAGCGGCTGCGCGCCATCGACGGCATGCTGACCGAGGACGAACGGTCGCACGTGGTGTACGACCTGGGGGAGATCCGCGGGCTGGGATACTACACGGGAATGCAGTTCGAGGTGTTCGTCGCCGGGGCCGGCCGGGCGCTGGCCTTCGGCGGCCGGTACGACGACCTGCTGGCGCGCTACGGCTCCGACCGTCCGGCGGTGGGCTTCGCGATGGAGACCGACGCGCTGGCCGAACTGCTTCCGGAGGCCTCGTGAGCGCGCGACCACTGCGCATCGCCCTGCCGAAGGGGCGGATGATGGACGAGGCGCTGCTGGTGTTCGAGCGCATCGGCGCCATCATCGACCCGGCCGCCCGCGACTCGCGCCGGCTGATCCTGCCCTCGGCGGACGGACGATTCGAGTTCCTGCCCGTGAAGAGCGGCGACGTGCCCGTGTACGTGGAAACGGGCGTGGCGGACGCCGGGATCGTGGGGCAGGACGTGCTCGACGAGGGCGAGCCCGACGTGCTGAGGCCGCTGGACCTGGGGTTCGGCGGATGCATGCTGGCCGTCGCGGCGCCGGAGGGCGCACCGTATCCGTACCTGCCGGGCGAGACGATGCCGCGCGTGGCCACCAAGTACGTGGAAAGCGCGCGCAGGTTCTTCGCCACCAAGGGGATGCAGGTGGAGCTGATCCGCATCTCCGGATCTGTCGAGCTGGCGCCGCTGCTGGGGCTGGCGCACTGGATCGTGGACCTGGTGCAGACCGGCCGGACGCTGAAGGAGAACGGGCTCGTCGTGGTGGAGCCGATCGCCCGCTCCACGGCACGGCTTATCGTGAACCGCGCCAGCCACAAGCTGCGGCTGGAAGACCACCAGCGCCTGATCGCCGGGCTGGCGGGCGCCCTGGAGAGTGCGTGAGTGCGGAAGTGCGTGAGTGCGTCAGTGCTCGCGCCGCCGTTCAGTCGCGCACGAACGCACTTAACGCACTCACGCACTTGTTGAAGATTCGCACTCTCCGCGTCGCGCCGCCGTTCGCCGAGCTTCGGCAGATGGCGGCCGCCGCGTCTACGGACGATCCCGGGCTGCGCGATGCCGTCGCCGGCATCCTGCGCGAGGTGCAGGCGCGCGGCGACGAGGCGCTGCTGGAGTACACGGCGCGCTTCGACGGATTCCAGGCGCCGGACGCGCCGGGGCTGCGCATCGGCGTGGACCAGCTGGAGGAAGCCGCGCGCTCCATCGACCCCGACCTCCTGGGCTCGCTTCGCGCCGCGGCCGAGAACATCCGCCGCTTTCACGAGAAGCAGCGCGAGCACGGGTTCCTGGAGATCGAGGCGGACGGCAGCATTCTGGGCCAGCGCGTGGCCCCGCTACGGCGCGTGGGCATCTACGTTCCCGGCGGGCGCGCGGCGTATCCATCCTCCGTGCTGATGAACGCCATTCCCGCCGCGGTCGCGGGGGTGGTCGAGATCGCGATGGCGTCGCCCACCCCCGGCGGCGAGATCACGCCCGTGGTGCTGGCGGCGGCGCACGTGGCGGGGGTCACCGAGGTGCTGCGGATTGGCGGGGCGCAGGCGGTGGGCGCGCTGGCGTTCGGGACTGATTCCATCGGCCGCGTGGACAAGATCGTGGGGCCGGGGAACAAGTGGGTGGCCGAGGCCAAGCGCCAGGTGTTCGGCGTGGTGGACATCGACATGGTGGCCGGCCCCTCCGAGATCCTGGTGATTGCCGACGAGACGGCCGATGCCGTGCACGTGGCGGCGGACCTGATCGGCCAGGCGGAGCACGATCCCGACGCCATCGCCTGGCTGGTGACCACCTCCGCGGCGCTCGCGGAGCGCGTGCCCGCGGAACTGGAGCGGCTGCTGGAGCGCAACCCGCGCCGCGATGTAGCCCGCGCGGCGCTGGAAGCCAATGGCGCCATCGTCCTCGTCGACACGCTGGATGATGCCGCCGCCGTGGCCGACCTGCGCGCGCCGGAGCACCTGGAGCTGCTGGTGGCGGAGCCGATGGTGCTGGCGGGGCGCATCCGCAACGCGGGCGCCATCTTTCTGGGCGCCCACAGCCCCGAGCCGATGGGCGACTACTTCGCGGGCCCCAACCACGTCCTGCCGACGGGCGGCTCGGCGCGCTTCGCCAGCCCCTTGGGCGTGTACGATTTCGTGAAGCGCACCAGTCTGATCGGCCTTTCCGCCGCGCGCCTGCGCCGCGACGCCCCGCACGTCATCCGCCTGGCCGAGAGCGAGGGGCTGTTCGGGCACGCGGAAGCCGTGAGAGTGAGAAACACGGAAGCCCCGCAGAGTGGTGGATGAATCTCTCTGTTGAAATCGCAGCATCTGTGGCCTCGCTCCTATCAGGGTTGTTCGGTGGAGCAGGAGCGACATTGCTTTGGGAGCTGTATCTGAAGCCTCGCCGTGAACGAAAGAGCGTTGGTAGAACGATCGCTGGCGAAACATCGCTCAACCTACAGTTGATTGCGCTTCAACTCGCAGCTGGAGAGCATAACCCTGGGGCGGTCCCTTCCGACTTCCGGCTCTCGACTCTCGCATTTGAAGCACTCGCGAGTTCGATCGGAGAGCTTCCGACCGAACCTCGGCAGCTTGTCATCCTACTCTACAATCGCGTTCAGTACCTCAACCGGCTCGTCGACTTGTATTCTCATACGGTCGATAAGCTCCGCGAGACCCCAGGAGAATCACCCGCGAAGGTTGCTCTGGACCGAGAGGCACGAGCAGCATCCGAAGCGTTTTACCGCATTCTCGAGCGTACCTTTGAGACGGCGAACGCTACAATCGTCGCGCTGCACAGCACTATCGAGGGCCCGTTTTCCCGAGAGAGTCGGCTGACCGGAGACTTCGACGAAGTGCGCGCGCGCGTGCATCAAGGTCTCAAAGAACGAGACCAACGGTTAGGACCAGATTGAAAGGCATCACGTGAAAGTCCTCTACTCCGTAATCGCCGAGAACGCCACGCTCCGCCACGACGGGCGCATGGACGTGCACGGCATTTTCCACGAGCTGTACGCGCCCGGCTTTCCCGCGCAGCAGGACCGGCTGACGCTGGTGACCACCATCGAGTGGAACCCCGACGAACGCGGCGCCATCGACTTCAGCGTCAACCTGCTGGACCCGGCGCGCAGCCCCGTGCTCACCATCAACGCGCAGACGGAGGTGGCCGACGAGTACGCCGTCCATCGCCCGGCGCGCACGCAGATGGCAATCCCCATCGACAACCTCGTCTTTCCGGGCCCCGGTACGTACGAGTTCGAACTGACTGTCGGCGAGGTAAAGCAGGCGCTGCTGCACCTGTACCTGGTCCAGGACGCGCACGCGCACTAAGATAAAAAAGAAGAGTTTCACGCAGAGGGCGCAGAGATGACGGAGAGGACGCAGAGGGGCCGTGGCTGCCCTCTGCGTCCTCTCGTTTCCCTCTGCGACCTCTGCGTGAAATGCAGTTACTGGGGACGGGCAAGGATCGTATCGAGTTCGCGCAGGTCGGCGTCGCTCAGGGTCCAGTTCGCTGCCGAGGCGTTGGCGTGCACCTGCTCGGGCTTCGTCGCGCCGGCGATCACGGATGCCACCGTCGGGCGCGACAGGAGCCATGAGAACGCCAGCTCCAGCAGCGTGTGGCCGCGGGACTCGGAGAACGCGATCAGGCGCTCGACGAGGTCCAGGTTCTCGCCCGTGAGCAGGGGGTTGTGGGGCGGCATGCTGGCGATGCGCGTGCCCTGCGGCACCGGCTGGCCCTTGCGGTACTTGCCGGTCAGCAGCCCGTTCGCGAGAGGGAAGTACGGGATGAACGCCACGCGGCGGCGCTCGCACTCAGCCAGCACGCTCGATTCGGGTTCGCGCTTGAGGAGGCTGTACTCGTTCTGCACGCTCACGAAGCGCGCGGCGCCCTCCGGAAGCACCTCCGCCGCCTTCCGGATCTGGTCGGCGGAAAAATTGGAGCTGCCGATCTCGCGCACCTTCCCCGCCTTCACCAGCTCGTCGAGCACGCCCAGCGTTTCCGCGATGGGCACGTTGGGATCGGGCCTGTGCATCTGATAGAGGTCGATGTAGTCCGTTCCCAGGCGCCGCAGGCTACCCTCCAGCGCCTTGCGCACGGATGCGGGCCGACCGCCGCTCTCGGGTCCTGATCCCGGGTGGCCGAACTTGGTGGCGATGATCGCCTGCGACCGCCGCAACCCCAGCGCCCGGCCCAGGAATTCCTCACTCTGGCCCCTGCCGTACACCTCCGCGGTGTCGAAGAAGTTGATCCCCGCGTCCAGCGCGGCCCCGACCACGCGCTCGGTCTGCACAGCGTCGATGCGCATCCCGAAGTTGTTGCACCCCAGCCCCACCGCCGAAACCTGCAGCGATCCGATCTGACGAGTCTGCATCCACGCTCCCCGCGATTGAGGTTGATTGCCTGCGTCCAGCGCCTGCATCGTTCGCGCCCTCCGGAAGCGGAGCGCCGAGAACGCGTCGCCGTGCACTGGCTCTACGATCGCGCTTTCAGCTAAGCGCGCGCAGAGTTTCCCAGAGTTCCCGTGGAGGCATGATACGGAGCTCAGCAACCTCTTCGCGAGCGGCGAGTAGGTCCCGATCACCGGTAACAAGGATGTCCGCCCTACTGCTGATCGCCGTGGCGAGAACCCATCCATCATCTGGATCGCGAATCTGGTAGGCGGCCGTCTCTGGCGGCTCGGGGTAGACGGGATTCCGTCGCAAGGCACGAAGGACCTCATCCACCCGGGCCTCCGGCACCTTGAGTTTCGTGGAGAGGATCCTTCGGAACTCGGTGAGCACCACTTCTCCGCACACGAGTTCGTGCCTCGCGAGGATCTCTTCGTAGAGCTCCGCACAGAGGCCGCGCGTGCTGAACGCGCTGATGAGAACGTTCGTGTCCGGAAAGATCCTCACGAGACGTCGCGGAACACGTCCTCGTCAGTTACCCAACCCTGAGCCTCGGCGTAAGGCATCAGTTCGCTCCGGAGCGCCGCAAATTCCGCCTGTCGAATCTGCCGGCGCAGGGCGTGGCGCACGAAGTCGCTTCGGGACTGCCCAGACTTCTCGCACAGAAGTTCCAGGTCGCGCTCAAGCTCGGCGTCCAAGCGAACCGTCAACATTGTAGCCATGCTAATCTCCTTGGTTGTAATACAAAGTCATACAATCTAAAGCGAAGCGATCGACGCGCCAAGTTCTAACCCTTCCGCATCTGCGCCCCGACCAGGCCAAGCACGCCGACTCCTACGAGCGTGAGCCGGAAGATCGTCTGGGCGCGGGTGGCGTCCGGGCGGATGAGGAAGAGGATCAGCCCGTAGAGCGCCACGAAGATGAGGACGAAGCGCAGCTGGTTCCGACGGGTCTCCGTCATTCGCCCTCCCGCTCCCATATGTCCGGGTACCGGGTGGGGAACCCGGCCCCGTCCACCTGCAGGTCGCGCACGAACGCGCCGCCCGCACTCTCGTACCGATAGGCGTGCTCGCCGGTGCGGATGTACGTCTGCTGCAGCGGCTCCAGCGCGAGGCTCGGAAAGCGCAGCCACGCGGCGCGCACCTCCGCCCGCTCGCCGACCGCGGGGTTCAGCCGGCGGATGGGCAGCAAGTTGGTCGACGGGCTGAAGTTCAGGTCCACGTCCACACATCCCGCCACCTGCGGCACCTCGATGCCGTTCATCCGCCACACGCCATCGGCTGCGACGGCGATTTCGAGAGCGACCATTCGCTGGCCGATCCACCCGCTGACCCGCGTCCGCACGGTGCGCCACTCCGCATCG
Above is a genomic segment from Longimicrobium sp. containing:
- the hisZ gene encoding ATP phosphoribosyltransferase regulatory subunit; translated protein: MPNTRLAQVPPGSQDLLAADVRRRRHVQRVWFELAEAAGYHEVIPPTFEYEEVFTAAGTKLASELIRFVDRDGRLVALRADFTSALARMASTRLRDAETPLRLAYAGKVYRQRPEGGGHARETFQLGAELIGSAGADADVEVLRLVIGQLRQLGVSEFQINLGDIRFVTPLMAGLSADEAESLRTAIDRKDRTALADGARRYGAPAAVARALVELPELIGRGDVLLRARSLASGPEAEAAIERLRAIDGMLTEDERSHVVYDLGEIRGLGYYTGMQFEVFVAGAGRALAFGGRYDDLLARYGSDRPAVGFAMETDALAELLPEAS
- the hisG gene encoding ATP phosphoribosyltransferase; its protein translation is MSARPLRIALPKGRMMDEALLVFERIGAIIDPAARDSRRLILPSADGRFEFLPVKSGDVPVYVETGVADAGIVGQDVLDEGEPDVLRPLDLGFGGCMLAVAAPEGAPYPYLPGETMPRVATKYVESARRFFATKGMQVELIRISGSVELAPLLGLAHWIVDLVQTGRTLKENGLVVVEPIARSTARLIVNRASHKLRLEDHQRLIAGLAGALESA
- the hisD gene encoding histidinol dehydrogenase → MAAAASTDDPGLRDAVAGILREVQARGDEALLEYTARFDGFQAPDAPGLRIGVDQLEEAARSIDPDLLGSLRAAAENIRRFHEKQREHGFLEIEADGSILGQRVAPLRRVGIYVPGGRAAYPSSVLMNAIPAAVAGVVEIAMASPTPGGEITPVVLAAAHVAGVTEVLRIGGAQAVGALAFGTDSIGRVDKIVGPGNKWVAEAKRQVFGVVDIDMVAGPSEILVIADETADAVHVAADLIGQAEHDPDAIAWLVTTSAALAERVPAELERLLERNPRRDVARAALEANGAIVLVDTLDDAAAVADLRAPEHLELLVAEPMVLAGRIRNAGAIFLGAHSPEPMGDYFAGPNHVLPTGGSARFASPLGVYDFVKRTSLIGLSAARLRRDAPHVIRLAESEGLFGHAEAVRVRNTEAPQSGG
- a CDS encoding DUF6941 family protein codes for the protein MKVLYSVIAENATLRHDGRMDVHGIFHELYAPGFPAQQDRLTLVTTIEWNPDERGAIDFSVNLLDPARSPVLTINAQTEVADEYAVHRPARTQMAIPIDNLVFPGPGTYEFELTVGEVKQALLHLYLVQDAHAH
- a CDS encoding aldo/keto reductase, producing MQTRQIGSLQVSAVGLGCNNFGMRIDAVQTERVVGAALDAGINFFDTAEVYGRGQSEEFLGRALGLRRSQAIIATKFGHPGSGPESGGRPASVRKALEGSLRRLGTDYIDLYQMHRPDPNVPIAETLGVLDELVKAGKVREIGSSNFSADQIRKAAEVLPEGAARFVSVQNEYSLLKREPESSVLAECERRRVAFIPYFPLANGLLTGKYRKGQPVPQGTRIASMPPHNPLLTGENLDLVERLIAFSESRGHTLLELAFSWLLSRPTVASVIAGATKPEQVHANASAANWTLSDADLRELDTILARPQ
- a CDS encoding putative toxin-antitoxin system toxin component, PIN family, producing the protein MRIFPDTNVLISAFSTRGLCAELYEEILARHELVCGEVVLTEFRRILSTKLKVPEARVDEVLRALRRNPVYPEPPETAAYQIRDPDDGWVLATAISSRADILVTGDRDLLAAREEVAELRIMPPRELWETLRALS
- a CDS encoding ribbon-helix-helix domain-containing protein, with product MATMLTVRLDAELERDLELLCEKSGQSRSDFVRHALRRQIRQAEFAALRSELMPYAEAQGWVTDEDVFRDVS
- a CDS encoding putative glycolipid-binding domain-containing protein encodes the protein MILWRRVDQPGHESARVDRVGEGWQLAGTAVFADDAGPCCLSYRIECDAEWRTVRTRVSGWIGQRMVALEIAVAADGVWRMNGIEVPQVAGCVDVDLNFSPSTNLLPIRRLNPAVGERAEVRAAWLRFPSLALEPLQQTYIRTGEHAYRYESAGGAFVRDLQVDGAGFPTRYPDIWEREGE